A stretch of Limanda limanda chromosome 7, fLimLim1.1, whole genome shotgun sequence DNA encodes these proteins:
- the trim101 gene encoding tripartite motif containing 101 gives MSVDLSVLQSGRGAEGGAALATLEEQLICPLCLELFHKPVVILPCQHNLCRKCANELYQPSLFQARTTMTVNSGRFRCPSCRHEVVLDRHGVYSLQRNLLVENIIDVYKQEVINSSSNASSAPPPPPPAAQLTCPEHEGEKLNIYCLSCRVPTCSLCKVFGAHGSCEVAPLTDVYQQHKEELSEGVSSLVSVNERVQVLILELEETCRNIQQNCSAQKQNVCDGFDRMKSILGERHKAMTQQISSEQEEKTGHAQALVRCYGDSVEANAKLMERAASAMEEPDTAAFVQNSRELITKVMTATSSCPTETLKPGYEKLSPYEFNFITQERALRSIDFLRAVEDVPEEPDVEPEEPRELSELKHHQDPSVQNLESGAEAVKETTSAPEEPAPDPELLRGREEPAGGDLQPDHAEENHGESGPIIKKEEEEEEEEEREEGGAAPDSIKDTTVCEQEGMSKQQAFTLLFYLLAFLLILQNVWAYIGCFICT, from the exons ATGTCAGTTGACCTGAGCGTCCTGCAGAGcggcagaggagcagaggggggggcggcgctGGCGACTCTGGAGGAACAGCTGATCTGTCCCCTCTGCCTGGAGCTGTTCCACAAGCCGGTGGTGATTCTGCCGTGTCAGCACAACCTGTGCAGGAAGTGTGCTAACGAGCTgtaccag CCCTCTCTGTTCCAGGCTCGAACCACCATGACGGTGAACAGCGGTCGGTTCCGCTGTCCGTCCTGCAGACACGAGGTCGTGCTGGATCGCCACGGCGTCTACAGCCTCCAGAGGAACCTGCTGGTGGAGAACATCATCGACGTCTACAAACAGGAAGTCATCAACAGCTCCAGCAACGCCAGCAG tgcccccccgccccccccgcctgctGCCCAGCTGACGTGTCCGGAGCACGAGGGCGAGAAGCTGAACATCTACTGCCTCAGCTGCCGGGTTCCGACCTGCTCCCTGTGCAAAGTGTTCGGGGCTCACGGGTCGTGTGAGGTCGCTCCTCTGACCGACGTCTACCAGCAGCACAAG GAGGAGCTGAGTGAAGGAGTCAGTTCTCTGGTGTCGGTGAACGAGCGAGTCCAGGTTCTGATCCTCGAGCTGGAGGAGACCTGCAGGAACATCCAG CAGAACTGTTCGGCTCAGAAACAGAACGTCTGCGACGGGTTCGACCGGATGAAGTCGATCCTGGGAGAGAGACACAAG GCGATGACTCAGCAAATCAGCtccgagcaggaggagaagacggGCCACGCCCAGGCTTTGGTGCGTTGCTATGGGGACAGCGTGGAGGCCAACGCCAAGCTGATGGAGCGAGCAGCGAGCGCCATGGAGGAGCCGGACACGGCTGCGTTCGTCCAG AATTCCAGAGAGCTCATCACAAA GGTGATGACAGCCACCAGCTCCTGTCCGACCGAGACCCTGAAGCCAGGTTACGAGAAGCTGAGCCCGTACGAGTTTAACTTCATCACACAGGAGCGAGCGCTGAGGAGCATCGACTTCCTGAGAG CTGTGGAGGATGTTCCTGAAGAACCGGATGTGGAACCAGAAGAACCCAGAGAACTTTCTGAACTAAAGcaccatcaggatccgtccGTCCAGAACCTGGAATCTGGAGCAGAAGCAGTTAAAGAGACGACATCAGCCCCAGAGGAACCAGCTCCAGATCCAGAGCTGCTGAGAGGCCGTGAGGAACCTGCAGGGGGCGACCTGCAGCCTGACCACGCTGAGGAGAACCATGGAGAATCAGGGCCGATCAtcaagaaggaggaagaggaggaggaggaggaggagagagaggagggaggtgcagctccggacTCCATTAAAGACACAACCGTCTGTGAACAGGAGGGAATGAGCAAACAACAG GCTTTCACTCTGCTCTTCTACCTGTTGGCCTTCCTGCTCATCCTTCAGAACGTGTGGGCGTACATCGGCTGCTTCATCTGCACATGA
- the dnajc5ab gene encoding dnaJ homolog subfamily C member 5: protein MEQQRQRTLSTSGESLYLVLGVEKSATNDDIKKCYRKLALKFHPDKNPDNPDAAEKFKEINNAHSILVDVTKKNIYDKYGSLGLYVAEQFGEENVNTYFVLSSWWAKALFVFCCLSTGCYFCCCLCCCCNCCCGKCKPRPPMDQEPDFYVSPEDLEAQMTADERGGGEPVVLQPSSATETTQLTGDAHHSYRTDAY, encoded by the exons atgGAGCAGCAGAGGCAAAGGACGCTCTCCACCTCCGGAGAATCTCTGTACCTGGTGCTGGGCGTCGAGAAGAGCGCCACGAACGACGACATCAAGAAATGCTACAG GAAACTGGCGTTAAAGTTTCACCCGGATAAGAACCCGGACAATCCAGACGCCGCCGAAAAGTTCAAGGAAATCAACAACGCCCACTCCATCCTGGTGGACGTCACCAAGAAGAACATCTACGATAAGTACGGCTCCCTGGGGCTGTACGTGGCCGAGCAGTTCGGAGAGGAGAACGTCAACACCTACTTTGTCCTGTCCAGCTGGTGGGCCAAG GCCCTGTTTGTCTTCTGCTGTCTGTCCACTGGCTGttacttctgctgctgcctgtgctgctgctgtaactgctGCTGTGGGAAGTGTAAACCTCGGCCTCCCATGGACCAGGAGCCCGACTTCTACGTGTCCCCCGAGGACCTGGAGGCCCAGATGACCGCTGACGAGAGAG GTGGCGGCGAGCCCGTGGTCCTGCAGCCGTCTTcagccacagaaaccacccagCTCACCGGCGACGCCCACCACAGCTACCGGACCGACGCCTACTAA